The following coding sequences lie in one Cannabis sativa cultivar Pink pepper isolate KNU-18-1 chromosome 5, ASM2916894v1, whole genome shotgun sequence genomic window:
- the LOC115699820 gene encoding uncharacterized protein LOC115699820, giving the protein MHKDYGIQMSYEKAWRCREKALHLARGTPEDSYSKLPSYLDMIQLKNPSTITDFVVEDGRFKYCFFSLGPCIRGFRFCRPVVCVNGSFLKTRYGGQMLCAVALDAGSHIFSIAFAIVDSENHNSWTYFIRKLKETIGDVGNLAFVSDRHQSIFKTDFFTNNIYTFAYTYSRSEFHREFENIRAVNVAVAQYLEELGFEKWARSYFPGVRYNVMTSNWAESFNNTTKDARGFPITAAVAFLRSKVQK; this is encoded by the exons atgcacaaggaTTACGGGATCCAAATGAGTTATGAAAAGGCATGGAGGTGCAGAGAGAAGGCACTACACCTAGCTCGGGGTACACCTGAAGATTCGTACTCGAAATTACCTAGTTACTTGGACATGATACAGTTGAAAAATCCAAGTACAATCACGGATTTTGTGGTAGAAGATGGTCGCTTCAAGTATTGTTTCTTCTCTTTGGGTCCTTGTATTCGGGGGTTTAGGTTTTGTCGACCTGTTGTATGCGTTAATGGGTCTTTCTTGAAGACTAGGTATGGTGGGCAAATGTTGTGTGCAGTGGCACTGGATGCAGGGAGTCATATCTTTTCGATAGCTTTTGCTATAGTTGACAGTGAAAACCACAATTCCTGGACCtattttataagaaaattgaaagaaacgatTGGTGATGTTGGGAACTTAGCCTTTGtttcggataggcatcaaagcatt ttcaagactgacTTCTTCACGAATAACATTTACACGTTTGCCTACACGTATTCAAGATCAGAGTTTCACAGAGAATTTGAGAATATTCGGGCAGTGAATGTTGCGGTTGCACAATATCTTGAGGAACTTGGATTTGAGAAATGGGCCCGGTCGTACTTTCCAGGGGTACGTTACAATGTAATGACGAGCAACTGGGCTGAGAGCTTCAACAACACAACTAAGGACGCAAGAGGCTTCCCGATCACTGCTGCTGTAGCATTCCTGAGGTCCAAAGTCCAAAAGTAG